The following are from one region of the Capsicum annuum cultivar UCD-10X-F1 chromosome 1, UCD10Xv1.1, whole genome shotgun sequence genome:
- the LOC107854832 gene encoding uncharacterized protein LOC107854832 isoform X2 produces MARKGNRQNCRKGVSDSGSGLLNENENSNLTESEGKNAEEPFNGNLSGISLTDSLNNPHESEGKKKSKNKSRRSLKKEKEGTVSLFIAEETRPESSVAGTFQSHKSRGVDPESIEGVETSPHTISHSDNSNKWFGHLGTGLDGDNTFENFEVSIVVVFRNLMTLALSVSKVSIQWLERWKPLLDPLKSNFLVATWYAQEKVQQAYPIVVRWIMHFGNIMLLLSMVWLDCALRGIESLLCMGMTSILSVIWCGVLSLVAAAKFKFLLILAAVAVIGLLTGFIIAVLGVAAVSISYLWFYGRFWAAVLLVLSGGALYRLNHERLAVFVITLYSVYCAWTYVGWIGLIFALNLSFISSDILIFFLKDNINEQSRAHSFPDQTTGVQGEPTFYSSGSVPPSTDDGYVHPVDRGTGIPSTSESDAEMTSEDEVLRLLNSTDHYSALGLMRFQSIDASVLKREYRKKAMLVHPDKNMGNAKAAEAFKKLQNAYEVLLDSLKRKAYDDELRREELLNYLLRFQSPLQKDRGYGFFTSGFRHTEAAGEDSLGDVRRITCRKCGNFHVWVVTKKRKCKARWCQECEDFHPVKDGDGWVEQPSHPFFFGMLLKVDNPVAYVCADSRIYNATEWYICQGMRCPVNSHKPSFHVNTSVTLKNNYGKRSSSGQKGGMPMPNMEENMTEEEFVEWLRNAVQAVMFDDFDGSMPQSPSAPARNTSKSTSTSNGSGSGSKRKKKGKKQW; encoded by the exons ATGGCTCGTAAAGGAAACAGACAGAATTGCAGAAAAGGAGTTTCAGATTCTGGATCTGGATTGCTAAATGAGAATGAGAACAGTAATCTGACTGAGTCTGAGGGCAAAAATGCTGAAGAGCCTTTTAATGGTAATCTTTCTGGCATATCGTTAACAGATAGCTTAAACAATCCTCATGAAAGTGAAGGcaaaaagaaaagcaagaacaaATCTAGAAGATCacttaaaaaggaaaaggaaggtACTGTTTCCTTGTTCATTGCAGAGGAAACAAGGCCTGAAAGCAGTGTCGCAGGAACTTTCCAAAGTCATAAAAGTAGAGGGGTGGATCCCGAGTCAATAGAGGGAGTTGAGACATCTCCACATACTATTAGCCACTCAgataattcaaacaaatggttTGGCCACTTGGGAACAGGACTGGATGGAGATAAtacatttgaaaattttgaagtgtCTATTGTGGTTGTTTTTAGGAACTTGATGACGTTGGCTCTGTCTGTCTCAAAGGTATCAATTCAGTGGTTAGAGAGGTGGAAGCCTTTGCTTGACCCTTTAAAGAGCAATTTTTTAGTTGCAACTTGGTATGCTCAAGAAAAGGTTCAGCAAGCATACCCTATAGTGGTTAGATGGATTATGCATTTTGGAAATATAATGCTTTTATTatcaatggtttggttggattgTGCTCTTAGAGGAATTGAGTCCCTTCTCTGTATGGGGATGACATCAATTCTCTCAGTCATCTGGTGTGGTGTTCTTTCTTTGGTTGCAGCCGCTAAATTCAAGTTTCTATTGATTTTG GCAGCAGTTGCTGTAATTGGACTTCTTACTGGGTTCATCATCGCAGTTCTGGGAGTTGCTGCAGTGAGTATCAGTTACTTGTGGTTCTATGGAAGATTTTGGGCAGCAGTACTTCTGGTCTTGAGTGGAG GAGCTCTTTACAGGTTGAACCATGAACGACTTGCAGTGTTTGTCATAACTTTGTATTCTGTTTATTGCGCGTGGACATATGTTGGATGGATTGGTTTAATCTTTGCTTTGAATTTGTCATTTATTTCGAGTGATATTCTTATATTCTTCTTAAAAGACAATATAAATGAGCAAAGTAGGGCCCACAGCTTTCCTGATCAAACAACTGGAGTACAAGGTGAACCTACCTTCTATTCTAGTGGATCAGTGCCTCCATCTACTGATGATGGGTATGTTCATCCGGTTGATCGTGGCACTGGCATACCTTCAACTAGTGAATCTGATGCTGAGATGACTTCCGAAGATGAAGTTCTCAGATTGTTAAACAGTACAGATCACTATTCAGCACTCGGCCTAATGCGATTTCAGAGTATAGATGCTTCAGTTCTCAAGAGAGAATATAGGAAAAAG GCAATGCTGGTCCATCCTGATAAAAACATGGGCAATGCAAAGGCTGCTGAAGCTTTTAAGAAACTTCAAAATGCCTATGAG GTCTTACTTGATTCTTTAAAACGAAAAGCATATGATGATGAGTTGAGGAGGGAAGAGCTCCTGAATTATCTTCTTCGGTTCCAAAGTCCTTTGCAAAAG GATAGAGGCTATGGATTCTTCACCTCTGGCTTCAGACACACAGAAGCTGCGGGCGAGGATTCTCTTGGAGACGTTCGACGAATTACTTGCAGAAAGTGTGGCAACTTTCATGTCTGGGTTGTCACTAAGAAAAGAAAGTGCAAAGCAAGATGGTGCCAG GAATGCGAAGATTTTCATCCAGTAAAAGATGGAGATGGATGGGTTGAACAGCCTTCGCATCCATTCTTTTTCGGAATGCTACTGAAG GTAGATAATCCTGTTGCCTATGTTTGTGCCGATAGCAGGATCTATAACGCAACTGAATGGTATATCTGTCAG GGAATGAGATGTCCCGTCAATAGTCACAAGCCAAGCTTCCATGTAAATACTAGTGTAACCTTGAAGAACAACTATGGGAAGAGAAGTAGCTCAGGCCAAAAAGGTGGGATGCCAATGCCAAATATGGAAGAGAACATGACCGAGGAGGAATTTGTCGAGTGGCTACGGAATGCCGTACAAGCTGTTATGTTTGATGATTTTGATGGCAGCATGCCACAGAGCCCATCTGCACCAGCTAGAAACACCTCCAAGAGTACTAGTACTAGCAACGGTAGTGGAAGTGGAAGcaagagaaagaaaaaggggaagaaaCAATGGTGA
- the LOC107854832 gene encoding uncharacterized protein LOC107854832 isoform X1 yields MARKGNRQNCRKGVSDSGSGLLNENENSNLTESEGKNAEEPFNGNLSGISLTDSLNNPHESEGKKKSKNKSRRSLKKEKEGTVSLFIAEETRPESSVAGTFQSHKSRGVDPESIEGVETSPHTISHSDNSNKWFGHLGTGLDGDNTFENFEVSIVVVFRNLMTLALSVSKVSIQWLERWKPLLDPLKSNFLVATWYAQEKVQQAYPIVVRWIMHFGNIMLLLSMVWLDCALRGIESLLCMGMTSILSVIWCGVLSLVAAAKFKFLLILAAVAVIGLLTGFIIAVLGVAAVSISYLWFYGRFWAAVLLVLSGGALYRLNHERLAVFVITLYSVYCAWTYVGWIGLIFALNLSFISSDILIFFLKDNINEQSRAHSFPDQTTGVQGEPTFYSSGSVPPSTDDGYVHPVDRGTGIPSTSESDAEMTSEDEVLRLLNSTDHYSALGLMRFQSIDASVLKREYRKKAMLVHPDKNMGNAKAAEAFKKLQNAYEVLLDSLKRKAYDDELRREELLNYLLRFQSPLQKDRGYGFFTSGFRHTEAAGEDSLGDVRRITCRKCGNFHVWVVTKKRKCKARWCQECEDFHPVKDGDGWVEQPSHPFFFGMLLKVDNPVAYVCADSRIYNATEWYICQFQNGRVPPRSFKGMRCPVNSHKPSFHVNTSVTLKNNYGKRSSSGQKGGMPMPNMEENMTEEEFVEWLRNAVQAVMFDDFDGSMPQSPSAPARNTSKSTSTSNGSGSGSKRKKKGKKQW; encoded by the exons ATGGCTCGTAAAGGAAACAGACAGAATTGCAGAAAAGGAGTTTCAGATTCTGGATCTGGATTGCTAAATGAGAATGAGAACAGTAATCTGACTGAGTCTGAGGGCAAAAATGCTGAAGAGCCTTTTAATGGTAATCTTTCTGGCATATCGTTAACAGATAGCTTAAACAATCCTCATGAAAGTGAAGGcaaaaagaaaagcaagaacaaATCTAGAAGATCacttaaaaaggaaaaggaaggtACTGTTTCCTTGTTCATTGCAGAGGAAACAAGGCCTGAAAGCAGTGTCGCAGGAACTTTCCAAAGTCATAAAAGTAGAGGGGTGGATCCCGAGTCAATAGAGGGAGTTGAGACATCTCCACATACTATTAGCCACTCAgataattcaaacaaatggttTGGCCACTTGGGAACAGGACTGGATGGAGATAAtacatttgaaaattttgaagtgtCTATTGTGGTTGTTTTTAGGAACTTGATGACGTTGGCTCTGTCTGTCTCAAAGGTATCAATTCAGTGGTTAGAGAGGTGGAAGCCTTTGCTTGACCCTTTAAAGAGCAATTTTTTAGTTGCAACTTGGTATGCTCAAGAAAAGGTTCAGCAAGCATACCCTATAGTGGTTAGATGGATTATGCATTTTGGAAATATAATGCTTTTATTatcaatggtttggttggattgTGCTCTTAGAGGAATTGAGTCCCTTCTCTGTATGGGGATGACATCAATTCTCTCAGTCATCTGGTGTGGTGTTCTTTCTTTGGTTGCAGCCGCTAAATTCAAGTTTCTATTGATTTTG GCAGCAGTTGCTGTAATTGGACTTCTTACTGGGTTCATCATCGCAGTTCTGGGAGTTGCTGCAGTGAGTATCAGTTACTTGTGGTTCTATGGAAGATTTTGGGCAGCAGTACTTCTGGTCTTGAGTGGAG GAGCTCTTTACAGGTTGAACCATGAACGACTTGCAGTGTTTGTCATAACTTTGTATTCTGTTTATTGCGCGTGGACATATGTTGGATGGATTGGTTTAATCTTTGCTTTGAATTTGTCATTTATTTCGAGTGATATTCTTATATTCTTCTTAAAAGACAATATAAATGAGCAAAGTAGGGCCCACAGCTTTCCTGATCAAACAACTGGAGTACAAGGTGAACCTACCTTCTATTCTAGTGGATCAGTGCCTCCATCTACTGATGATGGGTATGTTCATCCGGTTGATCGTGGCACTGGCATACCTTCAACTAGTGAATCTGATGCTGAGATGACTTCCGAAGATGAAGTTCTCAGATTGTTAAACAGTACAGATCACTATTCAGCACTCGGCCTAATGCGATTTCAGAGTATAGATGCTTCAGTTCTCAAGAGAGAATATAGGAAAAAG GCAATGCTGGTCCATCCTGATAAAAACATGGGCAATGCAAAGGCTGCTGAAGCTTTTAAGAAACTTCAAAATGCCTATGAG GTCTTACTTGATTCTTTAAAACGAAAAGCATATGATGATGAGTTGAGGAGGGAAGAGCTCCTGAATTATCTTCTTCGGTTCCAAAGTCCTTTGCAAAAG GATAGAGGCTATGGATTCTTCACCTCTGGCTTCAGACACACAGAAGCTGCGGGCGAGGATTCTCTTGGAGACGTTCGACGAATTACTTGCAGAAAGTGTGGCAACTTTCATGTCTGGGTTGTCACTAAGAAAAGAAAGTGCAAAGCAAGATGGTGCCAG GAATGCGAAGATTTTCATCCAGTAAAAGATGGAGATGGATGGGTTGAACAGCCTTCGCATCCATTCTTTTTCGGAATGCTACTGAAG GTAGATAATCCTGTTGCCTATGTTTGTGCCGATAGCAGGATCTATAACGCAACTGAATGGTATATCTGTCAG TTTCAAAATGGAAGGGTGCCTCCTAGATCTTTTAAG GGAATGAGATGTCCCGTCAATAGTCACAAGCCAAGCTTCCATGTAAATACTAGTGTAACCTTGAAGAACAACTATGGGAAGAGAAGTAGCTCAGGCCAAAAAGGTGGGATGCCAATGCCAAATATGGAAGAGAACATGACCGAGGAGGAATTTGTCGAGTGGCTACGGAATGCCGTACAAGCTGTTATGTTTGATGATTTTGATGGCAGCATGCCACAGAGCCCATCTGCACCAGCTAGAAACACCTCCAAGAGTACTAGTACTAGCAACGGTAGTGGAAGTGGAAGcaagagaaagaaaaaggggaagaaaCAATGGTGA